Part of the Rhinoderma darwinii isolate aRhiDar2 chromosome 2, aRhiDar2.hap1, whole genome shotgun sequence genome, TGTTTCTATGCAGAGGCATTCAGAACTCTGCATTAGAAAAACAAGGTTTCAATCTCAATAACAGCATATTAAAATATTAATAAGTGCAGAATTTCAAACCTTTTTAGATTAAAAATAAATGGTGGACATTCTCTTTAAATATGCTCTCACACTCCTTTTGGAGTATATATCCTTGCCTAGTAGTTGAAATACTTACATATTAACTGTAGTCATACATGTCTTTCCATGCAATTTTAAAGTGTTCTAAATTAAAGCTTCATTGTGCTCTCTAAGCAATTATGACTAGTGGATTGTACTTATATTAATCATaggctattactattattattattattaatattattattattattatttaggacATTATACAGATAGGATACTGCAGTTAGACTGGATCCCATCATTCAGGCAGAAAATATCGAAAGACTGCATAGAGCAATGATTATAATGtacaataaatccatttttttattttttattaaactgtACTCTTATTACACTGGGATAGGTGAAAGGGTCACATTTCTAGGTAACAAATTATTTAAATTCAGCAGGTATGAATAGAAATGATGCTGTTAAAATAAGTGAACAGGAAAACACAAAAGAGACATCACTGAAAAGTCAACATTACTTCAATAAGGTGTCCTAATGCCATGTGTCGAGTATTATGTGTATGACCCAAGTTATATGACATGTTAGAATCCTTTAAAATGACAATGGATACATAAAATAATAAGATCACCATTGGCTCTAATACAGTTCTTCCTTAGGTTTCATGCTGAGTTTATATAAGATCTGATATCCATCATCCCAAGCATAGATCTGCTTTTCTTTGGGGTTGTATTTCATGCTGGAATGAGATCCATACCGTTTAGGAAAGTAAACAATTGGGACATGTTCACTGGATATGGTTCCACTGACATCAAAGACACACTGAATGCGAGAGCGACTTGGAAGCTTGgtgttatatactacatacagGGTACCACacaccacaaaagcactttctgcATTTTCTATTGGGCATGGAGTATCCCACATCTGTTCAATGCCGAGGTTGCCTGGATCTAGTTTGGCTAAGCAGATGTTCTTTTCATTCTCCCTGGTGGCATAGATGACCCAAAGACCTTCTTCATCTGCTGCTATGTCTATGTAGTTGAATTTGGACAGTCCATATACTGGTACTTGATCTTCAATGGGCAGAACAGCACTGTCAACTACTGTTTTGGTAGTTAAGTTAAATTTTATAACCTGAAATTGTTCATCTTGTCGTATGTAATACAAATTACCTCCATAAACAATATGTCCAGTACCAATCCATGGATAAGGAAGTTTGATTCGAGGCACTTTGCGTGTTAAAGACGAAAGAGTAAATTCCTTCATACGTGAGAACACAAACACAGTATCGTTGCCAGCTCCATCAAAGACATAGACTTTTTCTGAATTTTCAACTGGATCCTTTGTCCAAAGGCCAGCAGTGCTCCCAAAGCGCTTCAGTATTTTCATGGCAGTCACTTGAGAAATGGTGTCACTGCAATCTACATAATTAAGGAAGTTATGGGACATAAAACCATCTTGATTTATAAAAGTAAAGGCAACGCATTCCAAAAGATTGAATACAGTAACTACAggatttatttgtagtctgtaaccatggagacacatagatctgcataggagtttgttgtttttttgttttttttacacaaatcgtaggatttcttaatcaagagAAGAAGCAGTGTTGCTTTTTTT contains:
- the OLFML3 gene encoding olfactomedin-like protein 3 isoform X2 — encoded protein: MAGIVACVLLSFVTVVNSQVQTSFLEYMQSRMGVLEDRIAQWHDHSSRYSSELRDFKNQVLKMLENIEKERDTVRNEVENTNVRVDRLEREVDYLETQNPAPPCVDVDEKLTELHLQKKKKKEKYEKLTDCSDTISQVTAMKILKRFGSTAGLWTKDPVENSEKVYVFDGAGNDTVFVFSRMKEFTLSSLTRKVPRIKLPYPWIGTGHIVYGGNLYYIRQDEQFQVIKFNLTTKTVVDSAVLPIEDQVPVYGLSKFNYIDIAADEEGLWVIYATRENEKNICLAKLDPGNLGIEQMWDTPCPIENAESAFVVCGTLYVVYNTKLPSRSRIQCVFDVSGTISSEHVPIVYFPKRYGSHSSMKYNPKEKQIYAWDDGYQILYKLSMKPKEELY
- the OLFML3 gene encoding olfactomedin-like protein 3 isoform X1; this translates as MAGIVACVLLSFVTVVNSQVQTSFLEYMQSRMGVLEDRIAQWHDHSSRYSSELRDFKNQVLKMLENIEKERDTVRNEVENTNVRVDRLEREVDYLETQNPAPPCVDVDEKLTELHLQKKKKKEKYEKLTGCPKAEIDENVEPDVLLSAPINRKSYCSDTISQVTAMKILKRFGSTAGLWTKDPVENSEKVYVFDGAGNDTVFVFSRMKEFTLSSLTRKVPRIKLPYPWIGTGHIVYGGNLYYIRQDEQFQVIKFNLTTKTVVDSAVLPIEDQVPVYGLSKFNYIDIAADEEGLWVIYATRENEKNICLAKLDPGNLGIEQMWDTPCPIENAESAFVVCGTLYVVYNTKLPSRSRIQCVFDVSGTISSEHVPIVYFPKRYGSHSSMKYNPKEKQIYAWDDGYQILYKLSMKPKEELY